In Streptomyces sclerotialus, the DNA window ACGAGCCGGGCCCGCGGCGTCCCGGGCGGGCGCCACCACCGTGCCGACCCGCGGCCGTGCCTCCACCAGGCCCTGCTGCCGCAGGGTGGTCAGCGCCTTCGTGGCCGTGGCCAGGGCGACGCCCCACTCCCGGGCGATCCGGCGGGTGGACGGAACCCGGTCACCGGGGACCAGCTCGCCGTCCTCGATGCGCCGCCGGATCTCCGCCACGATGCGCCGGTACGGCGGGACATTTTTCTCTGCGACCATCGCGCCCCTCCCTCGGCTGTACTAGCACAGAGGCTACCAGTGGCGAGCGCTTCCGAACCCTGTCTGCCCTAGAACAGGCGCACCAGGAACCGAGACTTCAGGCAGCGAGTAGGTGCTTGGCGGACAGGCGCGTACGTCGTACATTCAGGTGCGTACGCCGTATGCGTCAATCAAGGGGGAGCCATGAAGACCGTGCTCGTCTCCGGTGCCGGGATCGCCGGCCTCGCGACCGCCTACTGGCTGCGCCGGCGCGGCCACCTGCCGACCGTGGTCGAGCGCGCCCCCGGAGTACGCCCGGGCGGTCAGGCGATCGACGTCCGGGGCGTCGCACTGGACGTTCTGGACCGGATGGACCTGCTGGCCGACGCGCGCCGGCTGCGCACTCGGATGCGCGGCATGTCGATGCTCGACGGCGCGGGCGAGGAACTGTGGCGGTCCACCGAGATGACCTACAGCAGCGGCCGGCTGGACAGCGGCGACATCGAGTTGCTGCGGGACGACCTCACCGGGCTGCTGTACGAACGGGCGTATGACGGCGTCGAGTACCTCTTCGGCGACTCCGTCGCCACTCTCCAGGAGGGGCCCGGCGGCGTGCGTGTCGGCTTCGAAGGCGGCGGCAGCCGCACCTTCGACCTCGTGGTGGGCGCGGACGGGCTGCACTCCACGGTGCGCGGGCCGGCCTTCGGTGCCGAGGCGCGGTTCCTGCGCCACCTCTCCGCATACGTGGCCGTGTTCAGTACGGACAACTTCCTCGGCCTCGAGGACTGGCAGGTGTGGCTCCAGGACGGCGGCGCCAGTTACTGCGTCTACCCGGTGCGCGGCAACAGTGAGCTGCGGGCGACGCTCGGTTTCCGGTCCGGGCCGCTCGACTGCGGCCACCGTGACACCGAGCGCCAGAAAGCGCTCCTCCAGGAGCGGCTGGGCCACCTGGGGTGGGAGACGCCGA includes these proteins:
- a CDS encoding FAD-dependent monooxygenase, which gives rise to MKTVLVSGAGIAGLATAYWLRRRGHLPTVVERAPGVRPGGQAIDVRGVALDVLDRMDLLADARRLRTRMRGMSMLDGAGEELWRSTEMTYSSGRLDSGDIELLRDDLTGLLYERAYDGVEYLFGDSVATLQEGPGGVRVGFEGGGSRTFDLVVGADGLHSTVRGPAFGAEARFLRHLSAYVAVFSTDNFLGLEDWQVWLQDGGASYCVYPVRGNSELRATLGFRSGPLDCGHRDTERQKALLQERLGHLGWETPKLLAAMREAPDFYFDAMAQVHLDRWTAGRVALVGDAGYCASPLSGQGTSLALVGAYVLADELGRAGAGHAVAFERYEERMRPFVARNQALVPEGRSGPADEEAVELAKNAIALDG